A single window of Granulicella mallensis MP5ACTX8 DNA harbors:
- a CDS encoding ATP-binding protein: MNLSQLNRVLLQTLLIPVVALMFVAAILSLQIENAERTVAQMRKADNNIATATLVSVLMVNEESGLRGYQITSNEIFLQPYDYSQVPLDNALHELRDGLTQQGSDPSAVDDFIMAHNVWRNSFAAPLIAATSAGQNTRDSGLNLRGKAQMDALSDRLNNIVESQKAQRTLIVDTWQRQVRETLEILIALALIIGLAIGFFARSRLHQVSAAFQATLASLRLNAQRTYESEQRLRTTLTSIGDGVIVCDVDGTIELLNLVAQQLTGWSQAEAVHKPLEEVFRIVHETTREPLETPFAMVKKLQRVISLSNHALLLRRDGSELNVDDSGAPIHDRSGKLVGVVMVFRDITEQLRSQAALLATEKLAVAGRLAATLAHEIHNPLDAVGNLLYLMKDGATPEESTQFLQLASQELDRVTQISRAMLGMYRESKTPVIVDVKEMLESVLLLLNRQMSQLQLEVRTEFASNASVTGYPVELRQVFINLLSNAADASTQGGIIAVRTKLRSAVRSGKTGGRQAGVEITISDNGVGISDAALPQVFQPFFTTKGEHGTGLGLWVSHGIIEKHSGTIEIESSTDEQNHGTRITVFLPRLDS, translated from the coding sequence GTGAATCTGAGCCAACTCAATCGGGTGTTGTTGCAAACGCTGCTGATTCCAGTAGTAGCGCTCATGTTCGTCGCCGCCATCCTGTCGTTGCAGATCGAAAATGCCGAACGAACCGTCGCGCAGATGCGCAAGGCGGATAACAATATCGCCACGGCAACACTCGTCTCTGTCCTGATGGTCAATGAGGAGTCCGGCCTGCGCGGCTATCAGATCACGTCCAACGAGATCTTTCTGCAGCCCTATGACTACTCCCAGGTTCCGCTCGACAATGCCCTGCATGAACTAAGAGACGGTTTGACGCAACAAGGCAGCGATCCGAGCGCCGTTGACGACTTCATCATGGCCCACAACGTCTGGCGCAACTCCTTCGCCGCGCCTTTGATCGCAGCGACGAGTGCGGGCCAGAACACCCGCGATTCCGGGTTGAATCTCCGCGGCAAAGCCCAGATGGACGCCTTGAGCGACAGGCTCAATAACATCGTCGAAAGCCAGAAGGCGCAACGTACCCTGATCGTCGATACCTGGCAGCGGCAGGTGCGCGAGACCCTGGAGATCCTCATCGCCCTGGCGCTGATCATCGGCCTCGCCATCGGCTTCTTCGCCCGGAGCCGTCTGCACCAGGTGTCCGCGGCCTTCCAGGCCACGCTGGCGTCGTTGCGCCTCAATGCACAACGCACCTACGAATCCGAGCAACGCCTGCGCACCACGCTGACCTCCATCGGCGATGGTGTGATCGTATGCGACGTCGACGGCACCATTGAACTGCTCAATCTAGTCGCGCAGCAGCTTACAGGCTGGAGCCAGGCCGAGGCCGTCCACAAGCCGCTCGAAGAGGTCTTTCGCATCGTGCATGAGACGACGCGCGAGCCCCTGGAAACCCCCTTCGCCATGGTCAAAAAGCTTCAGCGCGTCATCAGCCTTTCCAATCATGCGTTGCTGCTGCGCCGGGATGGATCGGAGCTCAATGTCGACGACAGCGGAGCTCCCATTCATGATCGCTCCGGCAAGCTGGTCGGTGTCGTCATGGTCTTTCGCGACATCACCGAACAGCTCCGCTCACAAGCCGCGCTGCTCGCCACGGAAAAGCTCGCCGTAGCCGGCCGGCTTGCCGCAACCCTGGCGCACGAGATTCACAATCCACTGGATGCGGTCGGCAACCTGCTCTATCTGATGAAGGACGGAGCTACCCCCGAGGAATCCACCCAGTTTCTCCAACTCGCCAGCCAGGAACTCGATCGTGTGACCCAGATCAGCCGAGCCATGCTGGGCATGTATCGCGAGTCGAAGACGCCTGTAATCGTCGATGTGAAGGAGATGCTGGAGAGTGTTCTCCTGCTGCTCAACAGACAGATGAGCCAGTTGCAGCTTGAAGTCCGGACAGAATTTGCATCGAATGCCAGCGTCACAGGTTATCCGGTCGAACTGCGGCAGGTCTTTATCAACCTGCTGAGCAATGCCGCCGATGCCTCGACACAGGGGGGAATCATCGCAGTGCGTACCAAGCTCCGCTCCGCCGTACGCAGCGGTAAGACGGGAGGCAGGCAGGCTGGTGTCGAGATCACGATCTCCGATAACGGAGTCGGAATCTCCGATGCCGCGCTGCCCCAGGTCTTTCAGCCGTTCTTCACCACCAAGGGAGAGCATGGCACCGGGCTGGGCCTGTGGGTAAGCCACGGCATCATCGAAAAGCACAGCGGAACAATCGAGATCGAGAGCAGCACGGACGAGCAGAATCACGGAACCAGGATTACTGTGTTCCTGCCTCGACTCGATAGTTGA
- a CDS encoding response regulator, which produces MPQSRRLVLCVDDEAVGLQVRRMILERSGYSVLTAQDGPTGLKIFAENPVEAVVLDYSMPGMNGGQVAAQMRERKPQVPILLLSAYMAIPADLVGLVDISMTKGEGPPMLLQKLDSLFSN; this is translated from the coding sequence ATGCCGCAATCTCGCCGCCTGGTGCTATGCGTCGATGATGAAGCGGTCGGTCTTCAAGTACGCAGAATGATCCTCGAACGGTCAGGGTATTCCGTACTGACGGCGCAGGATGGGCCCACAGGCTTGAAAATCTTTGCAGAAAATCCGGTCGAGGCCGTAGTTTTGGACTACTCCATGCCGGGAATGAATGGCGGCCAGGTCGCGGCTCAAATGCGCGAGCGCAAACCTCAGGTTCCCATCCTTCTGCTTTCAGCCTATATGGCGATTCCAGCAGATCTCGTAGGCCTCGTCGATATCTCTATGACCAAAGGAGAAGGTCCCCCCATGCTTTTGCAGAAGCTGGACAGCCTCTTCTCCAACTAG
- the hemW gene encoding radical SAM family heme chaperone HemW, producing the protein MRIESASDALGIYISVPFCRAKCSFCNFASGVSSPATIERYVAMLCGEIDAAKKAAASLGADLPGSVGTVYFGGGTPSLLAPSQLREIFAALRRNFEVAGDAEITLESAPGQIADELLAEAMRLGVNRVSLGVQSFVDRESAAVGRLHTERECVREILRLRAAGLPEVGADLIAGLPYQTEESFAHSLEVASGVGLTHLSVYMLEVDEDSRLGREVLAGGQRFHAHGVPQEEIAATLYEQACAMLPQQGFAQYEISNFAAEEHQSRHNKKYWQRAPYMGFGLDAHSMLLRGVGAVRFANPEELADYRAAMPAEPTLVGVREAFEETVFLGLRMTEGISMQQLRSEFAEELVAPYEEAVRELVDEGLMLAEEDRWRLTLRGRLVSNEVFGHLLERLPG; encoded by the coding sequence GTGAGGATCGAATCGGCTTCGGATGCGCTGGGGATATATATTTCAGTCCCTTTTTGCCGCGCCAAGTGCAGTTTTTGCAACTTTGCCTCGGGAGTTTCGTCTCCAGCAACCATCGAGCGTTATGTGGCGATGCTCTGCGGGGAGATTGACGCGGCAAAGAAAGCCGCCGCGAGCCTCGGAGCCGATCTGCCGGGGTCGGTCGGAACGGTGTACTTTGGAGGGGGAACCCCGAGCCTGCTGGCCCCTTCGCAACTGCGTGAGATCTTTGCGGCGTTGCGGCGGAACTTCGAGGTGGCCGGGGATGCCGAGATTACGCTGGAGTCCGCGCCGGGGCAGATTGCGGACGAACTGCTCGCCGAAGCGATGCGGCTGGGCGTGAATCGCGTGAGCCTCGGGGTGCAGTCGTTTGTGGACCGGGAGAGCGCCGCGGTGGGCCGTTTGCACACGGAACGCGAGTGCGTGCGCGAGATCCTGCGGCTGCGAGCTGCTGGATTGCCTGAAGTCGGCGCCGATCTGATTGCAGGATTGCCCTATCAGACCGAGGAAAGCTTCGCTCATTCGCTGGAGGTTGCGAGTGGTGTGGGGCTGACGCACCTCAGCGTGTACATGCTGGAGGTCGATGAAGACTCTCGCCTCGGTCGCGAGGTGCTCGCCGGAGGGCAGCGCTTTCACGCGCATGGGGTGCCGCAGGAGGAGATCGCCGCGACGCTGTACGAACAGGCCTGTGCGATGCTTCCGCAGCAGGGGTTTGCGCAGTATGAGATCTCGAACTTTGCGGCGGAGGAACATCAGTCCAGGCACAACAAAAAATATTGGCAGCGTGCGCCTTACATGGGTTTCGGCCTCGATGCGCACTCGATGCTGCTGCGCGGGGTGGGTGCGGTTCGGTTTGCGAATCCTGAGGAGCTTGCAGATTACAGAGCGGCTATGCCTGCTGAGCCAACGCTGGTGGGGGTGCGTGAGGCGTTTGAGGAGACCGTGTTTCTTGGCCTGCGGATGACTGAGGGAATTTCGATGCAGCAACTGCGGAGTGAGTTCGCAGAAGAGCTCGTTGCCCCGTATGAAGAGGCTGTGCGGGAGTTGGTGGATGAGGGATTGATGCTTGCGGAAGAGGATCGCTGGCGGCTTACGCTACGCGGGCGATTGGTGTCGAACGAGGTGTTTGGGCATTTGCTGGAGAGGCTTCCTGGGTGA
- a CDS encoding PD-(D/E)XK nuclease family protein: MPLAALPLALLDALSGSALIVMPTEAASRSLRRAFDASQRELGLQAWEPARVLSWGQWMDSLWSDLIVSGADTRLLLNEAQEHDLWREVVTGTREGDEATLGSSDSLADMARQAWNLAHAYNATERLRAFATTHDARTFAGWAETFARGCEQRGYLSRAALETVLRQHIEAGTLTAPTHVTLAGFGDWVPARTELLDAMRSVFVQHAMDVPLQLGAQRAIVQADDEQDELLALARWIRNFVEQRPSARVGVLLPDMEKDRAELETLFREILAPELQQIGIDLSSTPYEFSSGKPLSSLPMIAAALDLARWTQGPLELGKVSALLLSPYLGTSGGQNQSAQFDAYDLRQAKLLRPEIDLPSLLYLAQQSSRGTAPLAWLQPLNAFFKRNENRGTPRGFADWAEFLRGLAKAANWPGERPLTGDEFQATIAWDHLLDQMATLDFRGRRVSFSTALRTLERQANATLFAPPSNDAPVQVMTPANALGMTFDAVLFARATDANWPPVERSNPLLGWGLQASLGMPGTSQPRATERAQYALDRLLSSSSDVLFTYARENADGDQRLSPAIAELDWQQVAARDLNPASPAALQVTEEIVEDIASLPPLPSSNVRGGARVLQLQAACGFRAFAEIRLGATELEASDAGFDARENGSLLHGAMSRFWEEVQSQSALQAMSRDARAQLLGRCIDQALDKDLNIQGRWDEAYVALQKERLQRVLLQWLDKEMERGPFTVQYIEHDELIDIGPLDLKLRIDRLDIVEGGVFLVDYKTSYSSDPKNWLGERPDEPQLPLYALLPGAGELKGLAFAKVRPGRDMKWLGYQDAEGLIPGTPARTVLDMQSQVEEWRTTLTTLAESFAGGDATVHPKDYPMTCVHCAQRLLCRLDPTSLLSGTEEEEEPGEDN, from the coding sequence ATGCCCTTGGCCGCCCTACCCTTAGCGCTTCTCGACGCCCTCAGCGGTAGTGCGCTCATCGTCATGCCCACCGAGGCCGCCTCTCGCAGCCTGCGCCGGGCCTTTGACGCGAGCCAGCGCGAGTTGGGACTGCAGGCATGGGAGCCTGCTCGCGTTCTCTCCTGGGGACAGTGGATGGACTCGCTCTGGAGCGATCTGATCGTCTCCGGCGCAGACACGCGCCTGCTCTTGAACGAAGCGCAGGAACATGACCTGTGGCGCGAGGTCGTCACAGGCACACGGGAGGGCGACGAAGCGACCCTGGGCTCGTCGGATTCGCTCGCCGATATGGCACGCCAGGCCTGGAACCTCGCCCATGCCTACAACGCGACGGAACGCCTGCGAGCCTTTGCCACCACCCACGATGCCCGAACCTTTGCAGGCTGGGCGGAGACCTTTGCGCGTGGATGCGAACAGCGTGGCTACCTCTCGCGAGCTGCGCTGGAGACCGTACTGCGGCAGCATATCGAGGCTGGAACCCTGACTGCGCCAACCCACGTCACGCTGGCAGGCTTTGGCGATTGGGTTCCTGCACGGACAGAGCTGCTCGATGCCATGCGCTCCGTCTTCGTGCAGCATGCAATGGACGTACCGCTGCAACTCGGCGCCCAGCGAGCGATCGTGCAGGCAGACGACGAACAGGATGAACTGCTCGCACTCGCCCGCTGGATTCGAAACTTTGTTGAGCAACGACCGAGCGCGCGTGTCGGCGTTCTGCTGCCTGACATGGAGAAAGATCGTGCGGAACTGGAGACCCTCTTCCGCGAGATCCTCGCTCCCGAGCTTCAACAGATTGGCATCGATCTTTCTTCCACTCCCTACGAGTTCTCCAGCGGCAAGCCGTTGTCCTCCCTGCCGATGATCGCCGCAGCGCTCGATCTCGCGCGCTGGACACAGGGCCCGCTGGAACTCGGCAAGGTCAGCGCCCTGTTGCTTTCACCGTATCTTGGAACGTCCGGCGGGCAGAACCAGAGCGCACAGTTCGATGCCTACGATCTGCGCCAGGCCAAGCTGCTTCGCCCGGAGATCGACCTGCCCTCACTGCTGTATCTGGCACAGCAGTCCAGCCGTGGCACAGCCCCTCTTGCCTGGCTGCAGCCGCTGAATGCGTTCTTCAAGAGGAATGAAAATCGTGGCACACCGCGCGGCTTTGCCGACTGGGCCGAGTTCCTCCGCGGTCTCGCGAAGGCCGCGAACTGGCCTGGCGAGCGGCCTCTGACCGGCGACGAGTTTCAGGCGACTATCGCCTGGGACCATCTGCTCGACCAGATGGCGACGCTCGATTTCCGGGGCCGGCGCGTCTCCTTCTCCACCGCGCTTCGTACGTTGGAACGCCAGGCGAACGCCACCCTCTTCGCGCCGCCCTCCAACGATGCTCCTGTGCAGGTGATGACTCCCGCCAACGCACTCGGAATGACCTTTGACGCCGTCCTCTTCGCCCGCGCCACAGACGCAAACTGGCCTCCTGTCGAACGCTCGAATCCCCTGCTTGGCTGGGGACTGCAGGCCAGCCTGGGGATGCCCGGCACCAGCCAGCCGCGCGCCACCGAGCGAGCGCAATACGCTCTGGACCGCCTGCTGAGCAGCTCCAGCGATGTGCTCTTTACCTATGCGAGAGAGAATGCCGACGGCGACCAGCGGCTCTCTCCTGCTATCGCCGAACTTGATTGGCAGCAGGTTGCGGCTCGCGACCTCAACCCCGCATCTCCCGCTGCGCTTCAGGTAACAGAGGAGATCGTCGAAGACATCGCATCTCTGCCGCCACTACCAAGCTCGAACGTACGCGGTGGCGCACGCGTACTCCAGTTGCAAGCTGCGTGTGGCTTCCGCGCCTTTGCGGAGATACGACTGGGAGCCACCGAACTCGAAGCCAGCGATGCTGGCTTCGACGCCCGCGAGAACGGCAGCCTGCTGCATGGAGCCATGAGCCGCTTCTGGGAAGAGGTTCAGTCGCAGTCTGCGTTGCAAGCGATGTCTCGTGATGCACGCGCGCAACTGCTGGGCCGCTGTATCGACCAGGCTCTCGACAAAGACCTCAACATTCAGGGCAGATGGGACGAAGCCTATGTGGCCCTGCAGAAGGAACGCCTGCAACGCGTCCTGCTGCAGTGGCTCGACAAAGAGATGGAGCGTGGGCCGTTCACCGTACAGTACATCGAGCACGATGAGCTGATCGATATCGGTCCGCTGGATCTGAAGCTGCGCATCGACCGCCTGGACATCGTCGAAGGCGGTGTCTTTCTCGTCGACTACAAAACCAGCTACTCCTCAGATCCGAAGAACTGGCTGGGCGAACGTCCCGATGAACCGCAGCTCCCGCTCTATGCCCTGCTCCCCGGCGCGGGAGAGCTGAAGGGGTTGGCCTTCGCCAAGGTGCGTCCGGGACGAGATATGAAGTGGCTCGGCTATCAGGATGCAGAAGGCCTCATTCCAGGCACTCCGGCCAGGACTGTGCTCGATATGCAGAGCCAAGTCGAAGAGTGGCGCACAACGCTAACGACACTGGCGGAGTCCTTCGCCGGAGGAGACGCTACCGTGCATCCCAAGGACTATCCGATGACCTGCGTCCACTGTGCGCAGCGTTTGCTCTGTCGGTTAGATCCCACAAGCCTGCTCTCCGGCACGGAAGAGGAAGAAGAACCGGGAGAGGACAACTAG
- a CDS encoding UvrD-helicase domain-containing protein, producing MADVLQFPAPPSDAAARTSALDTKASWIVEAPAGSGKTGLLMQRYLKLLTEDGVVQPEEVLAITFTRKATAELRARILTELEKAHHETPLLDQNSTFERATREFATAVLARDAALGWELIENPQRLRVRTIDSVCAEIASTLPLLSGSGGSRTPVEDAEPLYRLAARRTLMQLGGSDAALHTALRTILLHRDGSLSDCETLLARMLAAREQWGELIPLDRELLDDAALDREVRPRLESALENIVCAGLTRATKAMPAGLLQELASLAARLGMQPGYNDGASPISFCAGLEGPPETKAEHLDHWVALVHLLLTQKDWRKSRGITDRNLGFMLPKYEKEQLVQLIESIQNDRLLDALHALRALPPARYPDGQWEVAKALFRLLLHALAELKVLFAERGECDFAELALAAREALRADDGPADLAGSSGATLRHLLVDEMQDTSSSQYELIELLTRSWDGHSQTLFLVGDPKQSIYLFRQARVERFMRTMQEASLGDVPVGVLRLTSNFRSQATLVEDFNGAFSRIFPGADATLSSEAIDVPFVAATAVRQKTTSEGIVWHTAMLGEEIESAPTNNPRNDHALLEARRIRQIVEHWQQKPLPEGRTQPWRIAVLARARRHLAPIVAEFQRNEAAHPPIPFRAVKVEALDERPEVLDALALTRALLHPADRVAWLAVLHAPWCGLGIADLLALTGEGSSPASSDTIPALIESSESYLSNEGRALLTRAWPILRTALGESGRGDIAVRIERTWRSLGGDVLLQPEQRTNVQHFFALLRELEQPGGWIDLRALKTRLEKLFAEPASGEVAVELMTIHTAKGLEWDVVIVPALEKRGQTSRSDLLNWLELDGDDVTGPSIVLAPIYGKGSDPDELYKWLNHIRNAREEAERKRLYYVACTRAREELHLFATCERTSKGEIKPPIGTLLYSCWPAAQKHFDAWLEAPPSNLEGQLKQSLGEDESAEGIVPTATPGTPQISGPPLIHRLPLTFNPLQRFAEAAEHRLPYLSASALRQTPNFERPEGSFAVRAFGNVVHRFLQVLATRLTSGTTADQLLAELGSWEPRLLASLRGEGLAPALCQREASRALQALVQTLSDDIGRWILMPQPTAVSERAFTFAAAESPTLRVDRTFPGGTAPLSVGSEALWIVDFKTTEQGSRSAERFAEDERAKYSPQMESYAAVCRLLTDADRQIMLGLYYPLIPRLIHWPT from the coding sequence ATGGCTGACGTACTCCAGTTCCCAGCGCCGCCCTCCGACGCTGCCGCGCGAACCAGCGCGCTCGACACCAAAGCTTCATGGATCGTGGAAGCCCCGGCGGGCTCAGGCAAGACCGGCCTGCTGATGCAGCGCTATCTCAAGCTGCTCACAGAAGATGGCGTCGTACAACCGGAAGAGGTTCTGGCAATCACCTTCACACGGAAGGCCACCGCGGAGTTGCGCGCACGCATTCTCACAGAGCTGGAAAAAGCGCACCACGAGACACCCTTGCTCGACCAGAACAGCACCTTCGAGCGCGCAACACGCGAGTTCGCAACGGCAGTCCTGGCACGCGATGCGGCGCTCGGCTGGGAGCTGATCGAGAACCCACAAAGACTGCGCGTCCGCACCATCGACTCCGTCTGCGCGGAGATCGCAAGCACCCTGCCGCTACTCTCGGGCAGCGGAGGCTCACGCACGCCCGTGGAAGATGCAGAGCCGCTCTACCGGCTAGCTGCGCGACGTACTCTGATGCAGCTCGGCGGCAGCGATGCCGCCCTGCATACGGCGCTGCGCACCATCCTGCTGCATCGCGACGGCAGCCTGAGCGATTGCGAAACACTGCTGGCCAGAATGCTGGCCGCGCGCGAACAGTGGGGCGAACTCATTCCGCTCGATCGCGAGTTGTTGGACGATGCCGCACTGGACAGAGAGGTGCGACCCAGGCTGGAGAGCGCGCTGGAGAACATCGTCTGCGCGGGCCTGACGCGAGCCACCAAAGCCATGCCAGCGGGGCTACTGCAAGAGCTGGCCTCACTGGCCGCTCGCCTGGGAATGCAGCCCGGCTACAACGACGGGGCTTCCCCCATCTCGTTTTGCGCTGGACTTGAGGGACCTCCTGAGACCAAGGCGGAACACCTTGACCACTGGGTTGCGCTGGTCCATCTCCTGCTGACGCAGAAAGACTGGCGCAAATCCAGAGGAATCACCGACAGAAACCTCGGCTTCATGCTTCCGAAGTACGAAAAAGAGCAGTTGGTTCAACTGATCGAATCCATCCAGAACGACCGGCTGCTGGATGCGCTCCATGCCCTCCGTGCGCTGCCACCCGCACGCTATCCGGACGGACAGTGGGAGGTCGCCAAAGCCCTCTTCCGCCTCCTGCTCCATGCGCTCGCCGAACTCAAAGTGCTCTTCGCCGAACGCGGCGAATGCGACTTTGCCGAACTGGCGCTTGCGGCCCGCGAGGCTCTGCGTGCCGATGACGGCCCCGCCGATCTTGCCGGGTCTTCCGGCGCAACGCTGCGGCATCTGCTGGTCGACGAGATGCAGGACACCTCGTCCAGCCAGTACGAGCTCATCGAACTGCTCACGCGTTCGTGGGACGGCCACAGCCAGACACTCTTTCTCGTCGGCGATCCCAAGCAGTCGATCTATCTCTTTCGGCAGGCCCGAGTCGAACGCTTCATGCGCACCATGCAGGAGGCCAGCCTCGGCGACGTGCCCGTCGGCGTTCTCCGCCTCACCTCGAACTTCCGCTCGCAGGCCACGCTGGTCGAAGACTTCAACGGCGCCTTCAGCCGCATCTTTCCCGGCGCTGACGCGACGCTATCGAGCGAAGCCATCGACGTGCCCTTCGTCGCCGCTACTGCCGTACGGCAGAAGACCACGAGCGAAGGCATCGTCTGGCATACAGCAATGCTCGGCGAGGAAATAGAAAGCGCCCCGACGAACAATCCCAGAAATGATCATGCACTTCTGGAAGCGCGCCGCATCCGTCAGATCGTCGAGCACTGGCAGCAGAAGCCTCTTCCAGAGGGCCGCACGCAACCCTGGCGCATCGCCGTGCTGGCGCGTGCGCGGCGTCATCTTGCGCCCATCGTCGCAGAGTTCCAGCGCAACGAAGCCGCGCATCCCCCCATTCCCTTTCGGGCCGTCAAGGTCGAAGCCCTCGACGAACGGCCGGAGGTCCTCGACGCGCTGGCCCTCACACGCGCTCTGCTGCATCCGGCAGACCGCGTCGCTTGGCTAGCCGTGCTGCATGCTCCGTGGTGCGGCCTGGGCATCGCCGACCTGCTCGCCCTAACCGGAGAAGGCTCTTCCCCCGCCTCTTCCGACACCATTCCCGCTCTGATCGAGTCAAGCGAGTCCTATCTCAGCAACGAGGGCCGTGCGCTGCTCACACGCGCCTGGCCCATCCTGCGTACCGCGCTCGGCGAGTCCGGCCGAGGCGACATCGCCGTCCGCATCGAACGCACCTGGAGATCGCTCGGCGGAGACGTACTCCTGCAGCCCGAGCAGCGGACCAACGTCCAGCACTTCTTCGCTCTGCTTCGTGAGCTGGAACAGCCCGGCGGCTGGATCGATCTGCGTGCTCTCAAGACGCGACTGGAAAAACTCTTCGCCGAACCTGCCAGCGGAGAGGTTGCCGTCGAACTTATGACGATCCACACCGCAAAGGGCCTCGAGTGGGACGTCGTCATCGTCCCTGCACTCGAAAAACGAGGGCAGACCTCACGCAGCGATCTTTTGAACTGGCTGGAGCTGGATGGCGATGATGTTACCGGCCCATCCATCGTGCTGGCTCCCATCTACGGCAAGGGCAGCGATCCGGACGAGCTCTACAAGTGGCTGAACCACATCAGAAACGCGCGCGAGGAGGCCGAACGCAAGCGGCTGTACTACGTGGCCTGCACCCGTGCCCGCGAAGAGCTTCATCTCTTCGCCACCTGCGAACGAACGTCGAAGGGTGAGATCAAGCCACCCATCGGAACCCTGCTGTACTCCTGCTGGCCTGCTGCACAAAAACACTTCGACGCATGGTTGGAAGCTCCGCCTTCGAACCTTGAAGGGCAACTGAAACAATCGCTTGGAGAAGATGAATCCGCAGAAGGAATTGTTCCAACAGCCACTCCTGGGACTCCGCAGATCAGCGGACCTCCGCTCATTCACCGGCTTCCACTGACGTTCAATCCCCTGCAGCGCTTCGCCGAAGCCGCAGAGCATCGCTTGCCATATCTCTCTGCCTCCGCCCTGCGCCAGACACCGAACTTCGAGCGTCCCGAGGGATCGTTCGCCGTGCGCGCCTTCGGCAATGTAGTGCATCGTTTTCTTCAGGTGCTTGCCACCCGTCTGACAAGTGGAACAACAGCCGACCAGTTGCTGGCGGAGCTGGGCTCCTGGGAGCCGCGATTGCTGGCCAGCCTGCGTGGCGAAGGCCTGGCCCCCGCACTCTGCCAGAGGGAGGCCTCACGGGCACTGCAAGCGCTCGTGCAGACACTCAGCGATGACATCGGCCGCTGGATTCTCATGCCTCAACCAACCGCCGTCAGCGAGCGAGCCTTTACCTTCGCGGCTGCAGAGTCCCCCACGCTGCGCGTCGACCGCACCTTTCCGGGCGGCACAGCGCCTTTATCCGTGGGGAGCGAGGCTCTCTGGATCGTCGACTTCAAGACCACCGAGCAGGGTTCGCGCTCAGCAGAACGCTTTGCGGAAGACGAACGCGCCAAGTACAGTCCGCAGATGGAAAGCTACGCCGCTGTGTGCCGACTATTAACCGATGCGGACAGACAGATTATGCTCGGGCTCTATTACCCTCTTATTCCAAGGTTGATTCATTGGCCAACCTGA
- a CDS encoding threonine aldolase family protein encodes MSSKVIDLRSDTVTRPTAAMYAAMASAEVGDDVYGEDPTVNRLEQRAAEVFGREAAIFVPTGTMGNQIAIRLHTQHGQEVICESRSHVLDWEMAMLSAFSGCMPRTVAGDRGVLSWESIRKAISPKIYYRAATGLISLENTHNMAGGTVTPLPVLREIWQGAREAGLPVHLDGARVFNAATALGVSVAELTSGFDTVMFCLSKGLGAPVGSILVGSRAAIDRARIFRKALGGGMRQAGILAAAGLIALEEMPSRLGEDHANARLLAEATAQCPAAEIDLTAVQTNIVIFSLKNNGDAAGFVAKLKAKGILSSAIGPHHVRLVTHYDASREDCDACAAALTELLR; translated from the coding sequence ATGAGTTCGAAAGTAATCGACCTGCGTAGCGACACAGTGACCCGGCCTACAGCGGCCATGTATGCGGCGATGGCGTCCGCCGAAGTGGGCGACGATGTGTACGGGGAAGACCCGACAGTGAATCGGCTGGAGCAACGTGCGGCAGAGGTCTTCGGTCGTGAGGCCGCGATCTTTGTGCCTACCGGAACGATGGGGAATCAGATTGCGATTCGCCTGCACACCCAGCATGGGCAGGAGGTTATCTGCGAGTCGCGCTCGCATGTGCTCGACTGGGAGATGGCCATGCTCTCCGCCTTCTCCGGCTGCATGCCGCGTACCGTTGCAGGAGACCGCGGTGTGTTGAGCTGGGAGTCGATCAGGAAGGCTATCTCTCCTAAGATCTACTACCGGGCGGCGACAGGGTTGATCTCGCTGGAGAACACGCACAACATGGCCGGCGGAACCGTGACGCCGCTGCCAGTGCTGCGCGAGATCTGGCAGGGCGCTCGTGAGGCGGGGCTGCCGGTGCATCTGGATGGCGCCCGTGTCTTCAACGCTGCGACTGCGCTGGGAGTAAGCGTTGCCGAGTTGACCAGTGGCTTCGATACCGTGATGTTCTGCCTGTCGAAGGGGCTGGGCGCGCCGGTGGGCTCGATCCTGGTGGGTAGCCGTGCGGCAATCGATCGCGCACGCATCTTCCGCAAGGCGTTGGGTGGAGGCATGCGGCAGGCTGGCATCCTGGCGGCGGCTGGATTGATTGCATTGGAAGAGATGCCGTCGAGGCTCGGTGAGGATCATGCGAATGCGCGTCTGCTCGCTGAGGCCACTGCGCAGTGTCCCGCAGCGGAGATTGATCTTACCGCGGTGCAAACCAACATCGTCATCTTTTCACTGAAGAACAATGGCGATGCCGCGGGGTTTGTAGCGAAGTTAAAGGCGAAGGGCATTCTGTCGAGCGCTATCGGACCGCACCATGTGCGGCTGGTGACGCACTATGATGCGAGCCGTGAAGATTGCGATGCTTGCGCGGCGGCACTTACGGAGCTATTGCGCTAA